A stretch of Hoplias malabaricus isolate fHopMal1 chromosome 10, fHopMal1.hap1, whole genome shotgun sequence DNA encodes these proteins:
- the si:ch211-113g11.6 gene encoding semaphorin-7A isoform X2, producing the protein MNPILLTTLFTVILAEKSPRLKFTVQEPTRFHFAKPENYMTLYHQQGSDVVYVGGQAVIYMITFAQKEVQDTPIQVKAEESAKDTCLTRSAPLQLECDNFITVIEKVNDTFVVCGTNAGSPKCWLLVNKTLTDIPDHGQRTSASDISPPFPSQRSVSISADGSLYSALSAVGKQSGSVRRTYSSSKLLKTESKWLLNPQFAGAAVIPATQKYNEEIYFFFSETNKSASLDEEPFRARIGRICTSDEGGIKTVLSDSWTTFLKARVMCGTASTPQQYNNIRRAFVLIFQHRTGVIYGLFSNVWDTTKVCAYSIEEIDQAFAKSKLKGYSSPLTGHRPGMCASKNNSAALNAKTLGVIKDHPEIEEVIWPVGGAPLDLPTDDHFTQVVADTVLAVNEEHYSVIYLGTEQGKVLKVLHTNEEAFIISQYSLFHNEGPIINMVIDSQKGHLYVGTAMEIQRLPLADCTRYGDSCRECILSRDPYCGWDLAKKKCLAIPINYNISTGGFLQGLDQSNASVCGDASVLKPHSTIPKEVQVAKDGPVHLPCPVHSYHATYVWEKDNCVKRYPCIITGSSCVLAPTPELPLKEGVFRCMVLESGLKKEVVSYKLVFNTGTQSTSPASTLALSLLLALTGLWLQ; encoded by the exons ATGAATCCCATCCTTCTGACGACCCTCTTTACTGTGATTCTGGCGGAAAAATCCCCTCGGCTCAAATTCACAGTGCAAG AGCCTACGAGGTTTCACTTCGCGAAACCAGAGAACTACATGACGTTGTACCACCAGCAGGGGAGTGATGTGGTGTATGTGGGGGGCCAGGCAGTCATCTATATGATCACATTCGCCCAGAAAGAAGTGCAGGACACACCG atacaagtAAAGGCAGAAGAAAGCGCCAAAGACACCTGCCTCACTAGATCAGCGCCTCTACAA CTTGAGTGTGATAATTTCATCACTGTCATCGAGAAAGTCAACGACACCTTTGTGGTGTGTGGAACAAATGCGGGCAGTCCAAAATGCTGGCTGCTG GTAAACAAAACTCTAACAGACATACCTGATCATGGCCAGAGGACTTCAGCCTCAGATATCTCTCCTCCGTTCCCCTCTCAGCGTTCGGTCAGCATCTCAGCAG ATGGTAGTCTGTATTCTGCTCTATCAGCAGTGGGAAAGCAGTCTGGCTCTGTCCGGCGTACGTACAGCTCCAGCAAGCTGCTGAAGACTGAGAGTAAATGGCTGCTGA accCTCAGTTTGCTGGAGCTGCAGTCATTCCTGCCACACAGAAGTACAATGAGGAGATCTATTTTTTCTTCAGCGAGACCAACAAAAGTGCTTCTTTGGATGAAGAGCCATTCAGAGCGCGAATTGGCCGAATTTGCACG AGTGATGAGGGAGGCATAAAGACTGTGCTGTCAGACTCCTGGACTACGTTCCTGAAGGCTCGTGTGATGTGTGGGACAGCCAGCACGCCTCAGCAGTACAACAACATCCGACGAGCATTTGTGCTCATATTCCAGCATCGGACTGGTGTCATATATGGACTCTTCTCCAATGTGTG GGACACTACTAAAGTCTGTGCATACTCCATTGAGGAAATCGACCAGGCTTTTGCTAAATCTAAGCTGAAAGGCTACAGCAGTCCACTCACTGGACACCGGCCTGGAATG tgtgccTCTAAGAATAATTCAGCAGCTCTGAACGCAAAGACCCTGGGAGTGATCAAGGATCACCCTGAGATCGAGGAAGTGATCTGGCCAGTAGGAGGAGCTCCTCTGGACCTGCCCACTGATGACCACTTCACACAGGTAGTGGCAGACACTGTGCTGGCTGTCAATGAGGAACACTACAGTGTTATCTACCTCGGCACAG AGCAGGGGAAAGTCCTGAAGGTGCTCCACACTAATGAAGAAGCTTTCATCATATCACAGTACTCTCTGTTCCACAATGAGGGCCCCATCATTAACATGGTCATCGACTCACAGAAG GGTCACCTTTATGTTGGCACAGCAATGGAAATCCAGCGTCTCCCGCTGGCTGATTGTACCCGTTATGGAGACAGCTGCCGGGAGTGCATCCTCTCCAGAGACCCTTACTGTGGGTGGGACTTGGCTAAAAAGAAGTGTCTGGCAATTCCAATAAATTACAACATCTCTACAGG GGGATTCTTACAAGGCCTTGATCAGTCCAATGCATCAGTCTGTGGAGATGCTTCTG TTTTAAAGCCACACAGCACAATTCCAAAGGAAGTGCAAGTGGCAAAAGATGGCCCAGTTCATTTGCCTTGCCCTGTTCACTCTTACCACGCCACCTATGTATGGGAGAAGGACAACTGTGTGAAGCGTTACCCCTGCATTATCACTGGCTCATCTTGTGTGCTGGCACCGACTCCGGAGCTGCCGCTGAAGGAGGGAGTGTTCCGTTGTATGGTGCTGGAGAGTGGCCTAAAGAAGGAAGTGGTGTCCTATAAACTGGTGTTTAACACCGGAACCCAGTCCACTTCCCCGGCCTCCACACTGGCTTTGTCTTTGCTGTTGGCTTTGACTGGCCTCTGGCTTCAGTAG
- the si:ch211-113g11.6 gene encoding semaphorin-7A isoform X1, with product MNPILLTTLFTVILAEKSPRLKFTVQEPTRFHFAKPENYMTLYHQQGSDVVYVGGQAVIYMITFAQKEVQDTPIQVKAEESAKDTCLTRSAPLQLECDNFITVIEKVNDTFVVCGTNAGSPKCWLLVNKTLTDIPDHGQRTSASDISPPFPSQRSVSISADGSLYSALSAVGKQSGSVRRTYSSSKLLKTESKWLLNPQFAGAAVIPATQKYNEEIYFFFSETNKSASLDEEPFRARIGRICTSDEGGIKTVLSDSWTTFLKARVMCGTASTPQQYNNIRRAFVLIFQHRTGVIYGLFSNVWDTTKVCAYSIEEIDQAFAKSKLKGYSSPLTGHRPGMCASKNNSAALNAKTLGVIKDHPEIEEVIWPVGGAPLDLPTDDHFTQVVADTVLAVNEEHYSVIYLGTEQGKVLKVLHTNEEAFIISQYSLFHNEGPIINMVIDSQKGHLYVGTAMEIQRLPLADCTRYGDSCRECILSRDPYCGWDLAKKKCLAIPINYNISTGGFLQGLDQSNASVCGDASAVLKPHSTIPKEVQVAKDGPVHLPCPVHSYHATYVWEKDNCVKRYPCIITGSSCVLAPTPELPLKEGVFRCMVLESGLKKEVVSYKLVFNTGTQSTSPASTLALSLLLALTGLWLQ from the exons ATGAATCCCATCCTTCTGACGACCCTCTTTACTGTGATTCTGGCGGAAAAATCCCCTCGGCTCAAATTCACAGTGCAAG AGCCTACGAGGTTTCACTTCGCGAAACCAGAGAACTACATGACGTTGTACCACCAGCAGGGGAGTGATGTGGTGTATGTGGGGGGCCAGGCAGTCATCTATATGATCACATTCGCCCAGAAAGAAGTGCAGGACACACCG atacaagtAAAGGCAGAAGAAAGCGCCAAAGACACCTGCCTCACTAGATCAGCGCCTCTACAA CTTGAGTGTGATAATTTCATCACTGTCATCGAGAAAGTCAACGACACCTTTGTGGTGTGTGGAACAAATGCGGGCAGTCCAAAATGCTGGCTGCTG GTAAACAAAACTCTAACAGACATACCTGATCATGGCCAGAGGACTTCAGCCTCAGATATCTCTCCTCCGTTCCCCTCTCAGCGTTCGGTCAGCATCTCAGCAG ATGGTAGTCTGTATTCTGCTCTATCAGCAGTGGGAAAGCAGTCTGGCTCTGTCCGGCGTACGTACAGCTCCAGCAAGCTGCTGAAGACTGAGAGTAAATGGCTGCTGA accCTCAGTTTGCTGGAGCTGCAGTCATTCCTGCCACACAGAAGTACAATGAGGAGATCTATTTTTTCTTCAGCGAGACCAACAAAAGTGCTTCTTTGGATGAAGAGCCATTCAGAGCGCGAATTGGCCGAATTTGCACG AGTGATGAGGGAGGCATAAAGACTGTGCTGTCAGACTCCTGGACTACGTTCCTGAAGGCTCGTGTGATGTGTGGGACAGCCAGCACGCCTCAGCAGTACAACAACATCCGACGAGCATTTGTGCTCATATTCCAGCATCGGACTGGTGTCATATATGGACTCTTCTCCAATGTGTG GGACACTACTAAAGTCTGTGCATACTCCATTGAGGAAATCGACCAGGCTTTTGCTAAATCTAAGCTGAAAGGCTACAGCAGTCCACTCACTGGACACCGGCCTGGAATG tgtgccTCTAAGAATAATTCAGCAGCTCTGAACGCAAAGACCCTGGGAGTGATCAAGGATCACCCTGAGATCGAGGAAGTGATCTGGCCAGTAGGAGGAGCTCCTCTGGACCTGCCCACTGATGACCACTTCACACAGGTAGTGGCAGACACTGTGCTGGCTGTCAATGAGGAACACTACAGTGTTATCTACCTCGGCACAG AGCAGGGGAAAGTCCTGAAGGTGCTCCACACTAATGAAGAAGCTTTCATCATATCACAGTACTCTCTGTTCCACAATGAGGGCCCCATCATTAACATGGTCATCGACTCACAGAAG GGTCACCTTTATGTTGGCACAGCAATGGAAATCCAGCGTCTCCCGCTGGCTGATTGTACCCGTTATGGAGACAGCTGCCGGGAGTGCATCCTCTCCAGAGACCCTTACTGTGGGTGGGACTTGGCTAAAAAGAAGTGTCTGGCAATTCCAATAAATTACAACATCTCTACAGG GGGATTCTTACAAGGCCTTGATCAGTCCAATGCATCAGTCTGTGGAGATGCTTCTG CAGTTTTAAAGCCACACAGCACAATTCCAAAGGAAGTGCAAGTGGCAAAAGATGGCCCAGTTCATTTGCCTTGCCCTGTTCACTCTTACCACGCCACCTATGTATGGGAGAAGGACAACTGTGTGAAGCGTTACCCCTGCATTATCACTGGCTCATCTTGTGTGCTGGCACCGACTCCGGAGCTGCCGCTGAAGGAGGGAGTGTTCCGTTGTATGGTGCTGGAGAGTGGCCTAAAGAAGGAAGTGGTGTCCTATAAACTGGTGTTTAACACCGGAACCCAGTCCACTTCCCCGGCCTCCACACTGGCTTTGTCTTTGCTGTTGGCTTTGACTGGCCTCTGGCTTCAGTAG
- the lingo4b gene encoding leucine-rich repeat and immunoglobulin-like domain-containing nogo receptor-interacting protein 4b translates to MLVEVCGQHGVWALLLLWCVNLSVADLSGPCPQKCTCRQDTLEISCFTKQITGVPEGLPNNTKRLDLSGNRLKTLGRRQFYDLSKLEELDLSENIISMIEVEAFQGLKNLRTLRIKNNRLKIIPVGVFSGLSNLRSLDISKNEILVFLDYTFQEMGNLRELNAAENDLVFISQRAFVGLQNLRELHVDRSNLTSIPTEAFSQLQSLSKMRLRRLTISLLPNNAFHRLHQLRTLQIIQWFSLDTLNINSLMGLNLTTLVISNCNLSAVPYVSLRHLVYLRYLDLSYNPITYIHGNMLGELLRLQEFHLAGGNLVRIEPGAFRGLVHFRLLNVSSNRLTTLEESAFHSVGNLQTLRLDRNPLTCDCRLLWVVRRLVRLNFDGRQPTCLAPDKERKQEFRAFLELEIPKVFICRQAKILAKQIQEANVDEGTNIQFECKADGYPPPFITWISPQQTSVSSTGRIRVLANGSLEVRYAQMQDSGTYLCTAANAAGNDSISASLQVRGFPRNYTAPYFSEDGWAETSLPPSTNSSDQVSKPYPFDAKTLVIATTMGFLSFLSSVAICFVFMFFWSQSKGQIKHTATIDFVPRTSVGGGGDGADTGRFTMKLI, encoded by the coding sequence ATGCTTGTGGAGGTGTGTGGCCAGCACGGCGTGTGGGCACTCCTGCTGCTGTGGTGTGTAAACTTATCAGTAGCTGATCTATCCGGGCCATGCCCACAAAAGTGCACCTGTCGACAGGATACTTTAGAGATCAGCTGTTTCACAAAACAGATAACAGGTGTCCCTGAAGGCCTGCCTAACAATACCAAGCGTCTGGACCTTTCTGGCAACCGCTTAAAAACTCTGGGTCGCAGACAGTTCTATGACTTGTCCAAGCTTGAAGAGCTTGACCTTAGTGAGAACATTATATCTATGATCGAGGTGGAAGCATTCCAAGGTCTTAAAAACCTTCGAACCTTACGAATAAAAAACAACCGGCTGAAGATCATCCCTGTGGGTGTCTTTTCTGGCCTGTCCAACCTTCGCAGCTTGGACATCAGTAAGAATGAGATCCTTGTATTTCTGGACTACACGTTTCAGGAAATGGGAAACCTTCGGGAATTGAACGCTGCAGAGAATGACCTGGTGTTCATTTCCCAGAGGGCCTTTGTTGGACTGCAGAACTTACGGGAGCTCCATGTGGACCGTAGCAACCTGACCTCCATTCCTACTGAAGCGTTTTCACAGCTCCAGAGCCTCTCCAAGATGCGTCTGAGAAGACTTACCATTAGCCTCTTGCCCAACAATGCCTTCCATCGGCTCCACCAGCTGCGCACCTTGCAGATCATTCAGTGGTTCTCCCTGGATACCTTAAACATCAACAGCCTTATGGGTCTCAATCTCACCACCCTTGTCATCAGCAACTGCAATTTGAGTGCTGTGCCATACGTCTCCCTGCGCCACTTGGTCTACCTACGCTACTTGGACTTGTCTTACAATCCCATCACCTACATACATGGCAACATGCTAGGGGAATTGCTCCGACTTCAGGAGTTCCACCTTGCTGGTGGAAACCTTGTGCGTATAGAGCCAGGTGCCTTCAGAGGACTGGTCCACTTTCGGCTCCTCAATGTTTCGTCAAACCGGCTCACCACCCTCGAGGAGAGTGCCTTCCATTCAGTGGGGAACTTACAGACCTTGCGGTTGGACCGAAACCCTTTGACTTGTGACTGCCGACTTCTGTGGGTAGTTCGCCGGCTTGTGAGGCTGAACTTTGATGGTCGTCAGCCTACATGTTTAGCTCCTGATAAAGAGCGCAAGCAGGAGTTCCGGGCCTTTTTAGAGCTGGAAATACcaaaagtgtttatttgcagACAGGCAAAGATCCTGGCCAAGCAGATACAAGAGGCAAATGTGGACGAAGGAACCAATATACAGTTTGAATGCAAAGCAGACGGGTATCCACCACCTTTTATCACTTGGATATCACCCCAGCAGACTTCGGTCAGCTCCACCGGGAGAATACGAGTACTTGCAAATGGGAGTCTGGAGGTGCGTTACGCACAAATGCAGGACTCTGGGACTTACCTGTGTACTGCCGCAAATGCTGCAGGGAACGACAGCATCTCCGCAAGTCTTCAGGTTCGAGGTTTTCCTCGAAACTACACAGCTCCCTATTTCTCAGAGGATGGGTGGGCTGAAACTTCGTTACCCCCTTCCACCAACTCCTCAGATCAAGTGTCAAAACCTTACCCTTTTGATGCCAAGACCCTTGTCATTGCCACTACAATGGGCTTCCTTTCATTCTTGAGTTCAGTGgccatttgttttgtgtttatgttctttTGGAGCCAAAGTAAAGGCCAGATCAAGCACACTGCCACCATTGACTTTGTGCCACGTACATCAGTGGGTGGAGGCGGTGATGGTGCAGACACTGGAAGGTTTACAATGAAGCTCATATGA